From Acidovorax sp. 1608163:
CGTGGACTAACTTCTTATAGGCAGTGAATTTCATTTTGTCTCCATTCGCGGCAAGATCACCGCTGGAGCCGCAGGCTATCGACAGCAAGCTGTCAAACAGCTTTCAACGAGGCCGTTGCGCCGCATGGGCCACTGCACACTCCACAAACGAATGGCTCAAACAACCCTCTGCAGCCAAACGACACCCATTCATCTTGCTGAAAGCCAAACGAAAGGACATGCAGCGCATCCTGCGAACTTTCTGATCCAACCTGCCGCTGCCTTGAAGGGCCCACAGCGGGACCAAGAACCTCTATGCGCCACTTACGTAACCTCTCAACCAGCTTGCTCATTGCGCTATTTGCCTGCGCCGCATCGGCACACGGAATCCCCAAGCCCAAACACGGCGGCGTCGTGGATGTCGGGGGAGAAATTTCGTTCGAGATGGTTGTGACCCCGTCAACGATGACGTTCTTTTTGGAAGACCACGGAAAGCCGATACCGACCCAAGACGCAACGGGCGAATTGCTGCTGGGCAGTGAAACCGGTAAGAAGATCGGTGCGCTCCGCAGCGCTGGCGGCAACAGCATGACGGGCAAGCTCGCCCACTTCAAGCCCCGCAGTCGGCTATTCGTCAGGGTGGTGCTTGGCGACGGGAGCACCGTCGTTGGTGAGCTCATTGCGCCCTAGCGAGCTGGAGTACGACGTCCCAGCCTTCAAACCTGGCCTGCGCGTTCCACTCTTCTACGGGTGGCAGTACCGGTTCGGGTTGTAGCTCAGCCCGGTCTCTTCGTCCCACGCCTGCCCCAGGTAGCACCGCTCGAAGGTCACTTCTGCTGTTATCGGCCCTAACTGCGACGCTTCAAATGCGCAGCCTATAGCCCCGGCAGTGGGGGCGACTTCAGCCCATCCGGTGATGGGTCACGGCCACACCGCTTGCCCCTGTGTATTGGTCAGGCGGCGTGATGTTCAAGTGGTTGCAATCCCTGACGGTACGGGCACCCGTTGATTTGCCCAGCGCAGCACTGCTCACCGCACCGCCGCCCCCACCCACTCATCCACCTCCACCGCCACCTGCCGCGCAGCCTCGGCCAGGGCGCGGGTGCCCCCTGCCGCATCTGCCGTCAGGGCGGGCTTTTGCACGATGAAGATGCGTTGGCCCAGCAGGGTTTCGCCTGCGGGGGTGGGGTCTACCAGGGTGGCGCGCAGGCGCAGCAGGCCGGTGCTTTCGGTGGGGCTGGTGAAGAGGTGGCTGAACTCTTCGAGCTCGATGCGCAGCACGGCGGGCAGTTTGCCGCCGCGGGCGGTGTCGCGGGCCTGGGCGGCGGCGTCGGCGTCTTGCAGCACGGCGCGGCGCTGGCCCAGTTGGGCGCGCAGGGATTGCTGCACGAGTTGCACGGGGGGCTGCGTCCAGCGGGCCAGGGTGTAGGGGCGCAGTTGCTGCGCGTCGGTGTAGGCCAGGCGGTATTGCACGGCGGTGCTGCCTTCGACCAGGCCGGTGGCTTCCACGTCGGCCAGGGCGATGGGGGCCAGGGGTGCGCGGCGGTCGGCCGGGGTGTATTGGGTGGGGCCGGGGCCGAAGTCGTACGACACGGGGCGGTTGGGTGCTGCGGGCAGGGCGCTGCAGCCGGCCAGCAATACCAAGCAAAAAGTGCCTGCAGCGCTTGCCAATCGAGCGCCAGAAGCTATGTTTTTAATAGCATCCAATGCAGAGCTGGCTGACAGGTGGGCGCAGGGGTGGGCGGGTGTGGTGTGCATGGCGCGGGCCTTTGTGGGTCAGGGGTTGGCCAGGGGTGGGGCAAAGCCGGGCTCGCCTGGGCCGGGGGGCAGGCGGCCGCTGCCGTAGATGAAGAGTTGGGGGTTGTCGCTGACGCGGGCGGCGGCCAGGCCCATTTGGCGCACGGCGCGGCCGGTTTCGTCGGCGGCGCGGTTGATGCTGGGCAGGGTGGAGCGGCTGAAGTTGTCGGCCGCTGCAGCCATGACCTGGGTGCCGTGGGTGAGCTGGTCGATGGCGCCGCCTTCGGCGCTGAGGCGCTGGGTGGTGCTGCGGATGTCGTTGGCCATGACGGTGACGCTGTTGCTGGCTTGCTGCAGGGCTTTCATGGTCTGGCGGGCATCGGTGGCCAGGGGCGGCAGTGCGGCCAGGGCGGGGTCGAGGCGGTTTTGCACGGTGGCATCAATCCGTTGGGTCAGGGCGTTGACGCTGCCTGCGGCCTGGCCGATGTTGCCCAGAGCCTGGGTGATGCGTTGCTGGTTTTCGTCGCCCAGCAGTTGGTTGATGCGGCGGGTGGCCTCTTCAACCTGGGCGAGGATGTTGGGCGCTTGCTCTGCCAGGCGGCCAAAGGGCGAGGGCTTGAGGGTCAGGCGCGGCAGGCCGCTGGGGCCGGGGGGCAGTTGGGTCAGGGGCTGTGGCGAGTCGTCGAGCAGGACGTGGGCCAGGCCGGTGACGCCCTGGTAGCCCAGCGTGGCAAAGGTGGTGGGGCTGATGGGGGCGCTGTCGTTGACGGCGATGCGGATGAGCACGTTGCCGCTGATCTGCGGGTCAAACCCGATGCGGGTGACTTTGCCCACGGCCACGCCTTTGTAGCGCACGGTGGCCTGGGGCTGCAGGCCGCTGACGCCTTCGCGGGTGGAGAGCTCGTATTGCTCATAGTTGGCGTTGTCGCGGGTGAGCCAGATGGCCAGGCCCGCCAGCA
This genomic window contains:
- a CDS encoding MlaD family protein encodes the protein MENKSHALAAGTFVIVVAALLAGLAIWLTRDNANYEQYELSTREGVSGLQPQATVRYKGVAVGKVTRIGFDPQISGNVLIRIAVNDSAPISPTTFATLGYQGVTGLAHVLLDDSPQPLTQLPPGPSGLPRLTLKPSPFGRLAEQAPNILAQVEEATRRINQLLGDENQQRITQALGNIGQAAGSVNALTQRIDATVQNRLDPALAALPPLATDARQTMKALQQASNSVTVMANDIRSTTQRLSAEGGAIDQLTHGTQVMAAAADNFSRSTLPSINRAADETGRAVRQMGLAAARVSDNPQLFIYGSGRLPPGPGEPGFAPPLANP